GCATAGTGTTCTGAAAAGAGCATTGGTTCCCGTTGACCCAGAAAATCAAGGGTCGCATACCCCTCACTCAAACGTAAGGCCGTCTCTAAGGAATCAGACAACCGGGCGTTAATCCCGGGTTTAACCACAATCCGGTCAATCACAATGCTAATGTCGTGGCGTTGGTTCTGATTCAACTCCAGGTCATCGTTAACGTCGTGTTGTTCGCCGTCCACGATGATCCGGACAAACCCTTCCTTTTTAATTCGTTGAATCACCTTTTTGTGTTGGCCCCGTTTCGAGCGCACAATTGGTGACAAAATTTGTAACTTCGTTCGCTCCGGTAATTCCACAATGCGATCAATCATTTGATCCACGGACTGGCTTTGAATCACCGTGCCATCGTTCGGGCAGACCGGGGTCCCCACCCGAGCCCACAAGAGCCGCAGGTAATCGTTAATTTCCGTCACCGTTCCCACGGTGGAACGAGGGTTTTTCGACGTCGTTTTCTGGTCAATCGAAATGGCCGGACTCAATCCGGTAATCGAATCGACGTCCGGCTTATTCATCTGCCCCAGAAACTGGCGGGCGTATGACGAAAGACTTTCCACGTACCGGCGTTGGCCTTCCGCATATAAGGTATCAAACGCGAGCGAACTCTTCCCTGATCCAGAGAGGCCCGTCATTACCACAAGCTTGTTTTTCGGAATGTCCACGTTGACGTCCTTTAAGTTGTGTTCCCGGGCGCCGCAAATTTTAATGGCATCATTGGCCATGGTCTCCACCTCCTTTAATTATGAATCCATTTCTTGCTTTAGTTTTTTAATCGTATCCCGCAGGTTTGCCGCCTGTTCAAAGTCCAGTTGTTGCGCCGCGGTCTGCATTTCATCACTCAAATTCTGCAACACCACGCGTTGTTCTTTCTCACTCATCTGTTCAAAGTCAGACTCTGCAAACGGTTTTTTCTTGTTGTAATGATCGTCTTCGGTTTGTTTGTAAGCCGAAATGACCTTTTCCACCGGCTTAATGATAGTGTGCGGTTGCTGATGATGGGATTCGTTATACGCGATTTGCTTGTCCCGCCGACGTTGAGTTTCGTCCATGGCCAACTGCATCGAGTCCGTTACGTGATCGGCGTACATGATCACGTGCCCGTCTTCGTTTCGAGCTGCCCGTCCGATGGTTTGAATCAGGGAGCGTTCGTTCCGTAAGAAACCTTCCTTATCAGCGTCCAAAATGGCCACCAACGAAACTTCCGGCACATCAATCCCCTCCCGCAGGAGGTTAATTCCAATCAGGACGTCAAATTTCCCCAATCTGAGATCTCGAAGAATCCGCGTTCGTTCCAGGGTTTTGATGTCACTATGCAGGTATTTCACTTTTACCCCCAGATCCTTGAGATAATCGGTTAAATCCTCGGCCATCTTTTTGGTCAAGGTTGTCACAAAGGTCCGCTGGTTTTTCTTAACCCGAGCGTTAATTTCTCCTAGTAAGTCATCCATCTGATTCTTAGTCGGTCGCACTTCGACGGTTGGATCCAATAATCCAGTTGGCCGAATAATTTGTTCCACCACCTGGCTGCTGTGTTCCAATTCGTAATCACCAGGAGTGGCTGACATATAAACCACCTGGTGAATGTGTTTTTCAAACTCATCAAAGTTTAACGGTCGGTTGTCATAGGCACTCGGTAACCGAAAGCCATAGTCAATTAGCTGTTTCTTGCGGGCTCGATCTCCCTTTAACATTCCCCGAACTTGGGGCACTGTTTGGTGCGATTCATCGATAAACATCAAGAAGTCCTTGGGAAAGAAATCCAGCAGTGTGTACGGTGGTTCGCCCGGTTTCCGGCGATCCATGTAACGCGAGTAGTTTTCAATTCCCGACGTGTAACCCATTTCCCGCATCATTTCTAGATCGTAGGTGGTTCGTTGCTTTAATCGTTGGGCCTCTAAGAGCTTACCGGAGTGTTCTAACTTGCCGACTTGAGTTTCCATGTCGGTTTTAATTTCTGGCAAAGCTACCCGCATAATTTCATCGTTGGTCAAAAAGTGGGTCGCCGGAAAGAGTGTCACCGAGGTCGGTTCCCCCAGGACTTCCCCGGTTAGGGTGTTAACCTGGGTAATTTTGTCAATTTCATCGCCAAAGAATTCAATCCGGTAGGCATTTTGCGTTCCAGAAGCCGGAAAAACCTCCACGGTATCCCCATGGACCCGAAAACGGCCTCGGTCAAAGTCAATGTCATTGCGTTGAAACTGGATGTTAACCAGCTTCCGGAGCAAGACGTCGCGTTCCATTTCATCACCAACCCGTAGCGAAACGGTATGATTTTGGTATTCTTCGGGATTCCCCAATCCAAAGATAGAGGAAACAGAAGCCACCACAATCACATCGTTCCGAGACAATAACGCACTCGTCGCAGCGTGCCGTAGTTGGTCAATTTCATCATTAATCGATGCATCCTTTTCAATGTAAGTGTCACTTGAAGGAACGTAGGCCTCTGGTTGATAGAAATCGTAGTAACTAACGAAGTATTCCACGGCATTGTTCGGGAAAAACTCCTTGAGCTCGTTATACAACTGCCCCGCCAGGGTTTTATTGTGGGCCAACACTAAAGTGGGCCGATTTTGATCCCGAATGATGTTAGCCATCGTGAACGTTTTCCCCGTTCCCGTAGCTCCCAACAGGGTTTGTTCTTTATCGCCAGCAGCCAAACCGGCGTCAATTTTGTGAATTGCCGTGGGTTGATCGCCGGTTGGTTGGTACTTTGAAACCAACTCAAATTGATTTTGTGTTTTTGTAACCATTTGATCCTCTTATTCTTAATTGGTGATTAATCGTAGGTGCTAGTTGTTCCAGTCAACTAGGTCAGTATTATTATCTTAGCACACGAACATACTTTCGCCAAACAAAAAAGAAGCACTCCCAGAGTCCTTCCCTTTGAGTTGTTATTTACTTTTAACGGATTCCACGTAGTCAAAGACCGCTTGACCAGCGATTCCACCATCCCCAACGGCAGTGGTAATCTGGCGTAAATGCTTCTTGCGGACGTCTCCAACGGCAAAAATCCCAGGGACGTTCGTTTCCATTTCGTCATTGGTCAAAATCCAACCTTGTTCATCGGTAATGCCCAGGTCTTTAAAGGCCTCCGTAATTGGCAAAATGCCAACGTATACAAACACCCCGGCCGTTGGCAGTTCACTGGTTGCACCGGTTTGGTTATTCTTCAATGCAACCCCAGAAACCTTTTTGCCATCACCAAGAATTTCAGTAACGTTACTATTCCAAACAAACTCAATGTTGTCACGAGCAAAGGCGCGTTCCTGTAAAATCTTTTGGGCCCGAAGTTGATCCCGGCGGTGTACCACCGTCACCTTTTTTGTCAAGTTAGCCAAGTAAGTGGCTTCCTGCACGGCAGAATCTCCCCCACCG
This genomic stretch from Fructilactobacillus carniphilus harbors:
- the uvrB gene encoding excinuclease ABC subunit UvrB, which produces MVTKTQNQFELVSKYQPTGDQPTAIHKIDAGLAAGDKEQTLLGATGTGKTFTMANIIRDQNRPTLVLAHNKTLAGQLYNELKEFFPNNAVEYFVSYYDFYQPEAYVPSSDTYIEKDASINDEIDQLRHAATSALLSRNDVIVVASVSSIFGLGNPEEYQNHTVSLRVGDEMERDVLLRKLVNIQFQRNDIDFDRGRFRVHGDTVEVFPASGTQNAYRIEFFGDEIDKITQVNTLTGEVLGEPTSVTLFPATHFLTNDEIMRVALPEIKTDMETQVGKLEHSGKLLEAQRLKQRTTYDLEMMREMGYTSGIENYSRYMDRRKPGEPPYTLLDFFPKDFLMFIDESHQTVPQVRGMLKGDRARKKQLIDYGFRLPSAYDNRPLNFDEFEKHIHQVVYMSATPGDYELEHSSQVVEQIIRPTGLLDPTVEVRPTKNQMDDLLGEINARVKKNQRTFVTTLTKKMAEDLTDYLKDLGVKVKYLHSDIKTLERTRILRDLRLGKFDVLIGINLLREGIDVPEVSLVAILDADKEGFLRNERSLIQTIGRAARNEDGHVIMYADHVTDSMQLAMDETQRRRDKQIAYNESHHQQPHTIIKPVEKVISAYKQTEDDHYNKKKPFAESDFEQMSEKEQRVVLQNLSDEMQTAAQQLDFEQAANLRDTIKKLKQEMDS
- the trxB gene encoding thioredoxin-disulfide reductase, whose translation is MTKKYDVIVIGAGPAGMTAALYASRAELSVLMLDRGVYGGQMNNTAEIENYTGFKSILGPDLSEKMYESSTQFGVEYAYGEVTGIELAGNQKIVHTAEDQFEAPAVIIGSGSEYRKLGVPGEDDYGGRGVSYCAVCDGAFFKNEDVVVVGGGDSAVQEATYLANLTKKVTVVHRRDQLRAQKILQERAFARDNIEFVWNSNVTEILGDGKKVSGVALKNNQTGATSELPTAGVFVYVGILPITEAFKDLGITDEQGWILTNDEMETNVPGIFAVGDVRKKHLRQITTAVGDGGIAGQAVFDYVESVKSK